The region CGAAACCAGATCATGGTTCTCGAGGCCCGGATTGAGATCCTGatgctggcactggcaggtGGGACTCTGATTGCAGGCTGGTATGGCATGAATGTAGTCAATGGAAGCGAGGATAGCAGCACCGCGTTTGGGGTGATTGTCGTGGGCAGTCTGCTGGGTGTTGGCCTCGTCACCTGGGGAGGGCTACGGCGGTTGAAGAGAATTAGCAAGATACgggtttaatattataagttATGGGCAGTATTCGAAGGCATAGCAAGAGCTGCactttcttatataaagatcATCCCTCACTACTACCTCAACGCGGTTTATATTATTCGCAGCTATACCAGTTGGTGTTATTGCAATAGAAGACGCTGAATTAGattacttttctttctgttttaGACGTTGAAGATGTCTCATCCATCGACGCTCTGTGTATACCGACCCTCTGTTCAAGAAAGCTGAGCACATGTTCGAACGCCTCTGGGACAGAATACCATTCCTTGCCGTGCTCTGTACAGTCTATGTCGATAACGTCCATCCCAAATATACCGCTGAGACACCGGCCCATACtattctccttctcaggCTGCGATCCATGGCCCAGGAAAGCTGGAGTATTGAGATGTATCAGAGGATACTGCCATGCTGGCATGCGCGATTCTCGGTTATCCTTCTCTGCGTCTTTGAGGCTCTCGCAGGATCGATACCCCTCGTTACCAACGGCCAAGCGCTCGAACTGCAGCAGATCCCTAACGTAGTTGGTTCCCACTATGGCTTTTCGCCGGCCGAAGCCATCTTCATACATTTCGAGAAGAAGTTCGAGCTGATACTTCCAGGGCAAGAGGGCACCGATTCCAAGGAATCCACCCAGTGGGCGATGGCTACCCAAAAGGTATAACAGAGCCGCTGCGCCACCATGACTCAGGCCTCCGACGACAACACGGCCGTAAGCAGCGTGCAGGCCATAGTCTCCATTGTCTCGTAGCAACCTTGCCTCGCTGTGAATCAAACGCTGAAGGAAAACTGCGGTTTCTGGGAGTGTTGCCGTGTCACCGGCCCACCGTGGGCTCGGCCAGGAGGGATTGTTAAACCATTGTGTGGCGCCCGAAGGTCCATTCTTTACCGCCGGTGGTGCCTTAAAAGCACAGGGGAAAACGAATCGAACGGTGGGAAAGTGGGATTGAATGTTCGTTGCTTTGAGGAACTTTCTGCCAGCGTCACGGCCTTTGGCACCGGCGTCGTGGAGCAGAATCACTGTATGCGTATGTGTCTTGTCGCGGGGAGTCACAACCAGAGGCTTTTGCCTTCGAGACTCTGTTGAGCGGGTCTTGATCTTGGCCATGGCGAAAGGAGCTGAATTGAGACTGAAATGTCTGACTTTTACTGGAGTTCTCAAGAAAAGGGGTCTGAGTCGGTGAAAATAGGTATCGTGTTTGGGGATAGTGAGAACATAGTCAGGCCTTAATACGATATGTCTATTTCCAGCTCCTTTGTGATACCAGTCTTTATTGACAATAACAGTGCAATATGGGTTGAGAGGGGCCTTTGTATACTGTCACTTTCTCCTTTGATGCCTAAAAGAGCAAAGGGGCCAATGTAAGCATACATTCACAATAAGCCCCAGCCACAGTCCGTGACTCACTGCAATGGTCAGTATTAGGCTCCAGGTATCACTCCTTCTTGAATATCTTTGTTACCAGGGTGGAGTTTCCCTTTATTGTTGCAAGTACTCTGTCGTGAAAGGAACAGCAGTAAATTCAACTACACCTCCTGGATATAGCACTTTTTGTTCAAGCCACTTTTCATTGTTGAATACCTGTCTGTACAAAGACAATATTTAGCACTCGAGGGCGATGTAAGCATATAGAAAACATCCCGGGCAGACTCAATTCTGGATATAGGACGGGTTCGACGACGACTGGACTGGCCCGCCATGAGAGGTGAATTACATAATTATGGGCTTCGACTGCCATTGAGGAGTGGATATAGGAAATATGAACAGTCTTGTATTGGTGATAGTCATATATTCTACACTGAATTGAGATGGCACCGCCAGTTGTCCATCCGCATTCCCCTTTCAATCAATTTCTCCCCTCCCCCATAAGAAGTTCTGTTCAGTTTTCAACCGCAGTTGTTTCAATGCCGATAGTTATATACCCAATCAAGCCATTTCTGACGTCCTTTCCATCGGCAGGTATAACTGAGATGACGGGATTGTACCCCCCCTTGGTGTCCCCCTCGAAGACTGAGTCAACATCATTTGTGGTCCTCTCGATCTGGGTGTGAGATGCGTAGGGCTCGAGGCTCATGATCTCTTGCGATATTTGCTCTTCAAGGTATAGTTGGCCGGTGCTGACGGTGTTGCCCGCGACCAAAGTGCCGTTCTCGCGTACAGACCAGTCGGTATGGGCCTGCACATGGATGTGAATTGCACGTTCGACGTAGAAGCCTGAAGATGGAATAATTAGTGCACTTGCTTGGGAAAGCACGCGCTGTGTGTCACTTACCGGGGACGAttgtcttcatctccatcagtcCATTCTCATTAGTTGGCCACATGCCTCTCAGCCAGGTGGTGTTGTCGGTGTGGAGATCCGCGCTGC is a window of Aspergillus puulaauensis MK2 DNA, chromosome 4, nearly complete sequence DNA encoding:
- a CDS encoding uncharacterized protein (COG:I;~EggNog:ENOG410PV40;~InterPro:IPR003140,IPR029058;~PFAM:PF02230;~go_function: GO:0016787 - hydrolase activity [Evidence IEA]), whose translation is MAKIKTRSTESRRQKPLVVTPRDKTHTHTVILLHDAGAKGRDAGRKFLKATNIQSHFPTVRFVFPCAFKAPPAVKNGPSGATQWFNNPSWPSPRWAGDTATLPETAVFLQRLIHSEARLLRDNGDYGLHAAYGRVVVGGLSHGGAAALLYLLGSHRPLGGFLGIGALLPWKYQLELLLEMYEDGFGRRKAIVGTNYVRDLLQFERLAVGNEGYRSCESLKDAEKDNRESRMPAWQYPLIHLNTPAFLGHGSQPEKENSMGRCLSGIFGMDVIDIDCTEHGKEWYSVPEAFEHVLSFLEQRVGIHRASMDETSSTSKTERKVI